Proteins encoded within one genomic window of Pieris rapae chromosome 1, ilPieRapa1.1, whole genome shotgun sequence:
- the LOC110994371 gene encoding prisilkin-39, whose amino-acid sequence MRLYLVAFFVLVACAVSLAVENGPLMTALQPVQRPKRHVALLGAGAGLLGAGLAAGAVGLGAGVIGAKAGLVGGAIAASALRGRSYGGYGGYGGYGGYGGHGGYIGYGGYGHGYGGGYYGGYAPSYGHGYYGGYRSYYPTTYVVSDPWC is encoded by the exons ATGAGATTGTACTTGGTGGCTTTCTTTGTGCTGGTGGCATGCGCCGTTTCCCTAGCTGTTGAAAATGGACCCTTGATGACTGCTCTACAGCCTGTTCAAAGGCCGAAAAGACATGTCGCCTTATTGG GAGCCGGAGCTGGTCTTCTTGGAGCAGGTTTGGCAGCCGGTGCTGTAGGCTTGGGAGCTGGTGTGATTGGAGCTAAGGCTGGTCTGGTGGGTGGAGCCATCGCTGCAAGCGCTCTCCGTGGCAGGAGTTACGGAGGCTACGGAGGATATGGAGGCTACGGTGGTTATGGGGGCCATGGAGGGTACATTGGTTACGGAGGCTATGGTCATGGTTACGGAGGCGGATATTACGGAGGATATGCTCCCAGCTACGGACATGGTTATTACGGAGGTTACag aTCATACTATCCAACAACCTACGTAGTGTCAGACCCTTGGTGTTAA